The genomic stretch ATGTTATGCTGCTCTAAAAAATTTAATATCCGGTATCAAGCTATTTTTAATACTCCCGATAAAAACATTATAAAAGTTTGGCTAGTTCAACCATTAAATTCTACAACGCAAAAAATAGAATCTTTTTTAATTTCACCCAAACCTCAGAACTATTATAAAGACACCCAGGGAAACAGAATTTTGTATTTTGAATTTAAAGATCAAAAAAATATTAATATCCAAATGGATATTAAAGCAACCTTATGGAAAAATAAAATTAATTTAACAAAAGAAAAATTTTCACTACCCCTATCTTCCTTAAAACTATTTCAGCAATATACCAAAAATGAAAAATTTTTAGAGCAAACTCCAGCCGTAAAAGACTTAACCAAAAATATAATCATTAAAGATGGTTATATTTTAGATACTATTCAATCTGTTTTTAATTTTATCATAAAAAAATTTAAATACTTCTATCCAGTTAAACAAAGAGGTGTAAAATATTTAAATTTAAAGCGACTTAAAGGTGATTGCGGAGAATACTCAAGTTTATTTGTGGCAATATGCAGAATTTTGAAAATTCCCACTAGAAATAACACTGGTTTTGTAATTTTCCCAAAACAAAAAAGGATAGTCAAGCACGGCTGGGCAAGTGTGTATTTAAAACCATTTGGCTGGCTGGATTTTGATACACAATACGCGT from Patescibacteria group bacterium encodes the following:
- a CDS encoding transglutaminase-like domain-containing protein, giving the protein MYFEFKDQKNINIQMDIKATLWKNKINLTKEKFSLPLSSLKLFQQYTKNEKFLEQTPAVKDLTKNIIIKDGYILDTIQSVFNFIIKKFKYFYPVKQRGVKYLNLKRLKGDCGEYSSLFVAICRILKIPTRNNTGFVIFPKQKRIVKHGWASVYLKPFGWLDFDTQYASLEKNTKKYFGQRSDYRIVFTNGFNIPLKPVIPKSFQINHWNKLGLPLTNDSVQTLQPIVFASKKDVKFEDKIELRITFRGYEKLQTK